One genomic segment of Ignavibacteriales bacterium includes these proteins:
- the ftsA gene encoding cell division protein FtsA — MEPEIIVGLDIGTTKVCVVVASMDENAKFNILGVGRSLSDGLTRGVVTNIDKTVRSIQSAVSEAEARSGIKIQSVIVGIAGDHIQSFQSRGVIAISGVENEITQSDVNRLIEDTKRVALPSDRRIIHVIPQEFIIDGQDGVSDPVGMSGVRLEANVHIITGLVTAAQNIYKCVQRAGLHIGDMVLEPLASSYAVLDEEEKEVGIAMLDVGGGTTDLAVFEDRTIRYTAVIPIAGSQVTNDIRRGLGVLTEQAEKLKCQYGFAYLPGVLDDDPITIPGIGGRPPLEIDKKLLAQIIQPRMEEIFEIAAMEIKRSGYSRHLSAGVVLTGGGSLIKGAADLAREVLGLPVKIGIPGGFNAGLVREIENPIYSTCVGLVLHGLRHKEKTPLNFAEGKRSESIKKIFGKMKSWFDEL, encoded by the coding sequence ATGGAACCTGAAATAATAGTTGGACTCGACATCGGCACAACAAAGGTGTGTGTTGTAGTGGCATCGATGGATGAAAACGCGAAGTTTAACATCCTCGGTGTTGGAAGAAGTTTATCCGATGGCCTAACACGAGGTGTTGTAACAAACATCGATAAAACCGTTCGTTCAATTCAAAGTGCAGTTTCGGAAGCAGAGGCACGGTCGGGGATTAAAATTCAATCTGTGATTGTTGGGATTGCAGGCGATCATATTCAAAGTTTTCAAAGCCGAGGTGTCATTGCCATCAGTGGTGTTGAGAATGAAATAACTCAGTCTGATGTTAATCGATTAATCGAAGATACTAAAAGAGTTGCTCTGCCGTCTGACCGGCGTATCATTCATGTAATCCCACAAGAATTCATTATAGACGGACAAGATGGAGTTAGTGATCCTGTTGGAATGTCTGGAGTGCGCTTGGAAGCGAATGTCCATATCATAACCGGACTAGTAACGGCAGCTCAGAATATTTATAAATGTGTGCAACGCGCCGGATTACATATCGGCGATATGGTTCTCGAACCACTCGCCTCAAGCTATGCTGTGCTGGATGAAGAAGAAAAAGAAGTCGGAATCGCGATGCTCGATGTTGGCGGCGGAACCACCGATTTAGCGGTCTTTGAGGATCGGACAATTCGATATACTGCTGTGATTCCAATTGCAGGCAGTCAGGTAACCAATGATATTCGACGCGGACTTGGAGTTTTAACCGAGCAAGCAGAAAAATTAAAATGCCAGTACGGTTTCGCATATTTACCCGGTGTTTTAGACGATGATCCTATCACGATTCCGGGAATTGGCGGCAGACCGCCTTTAGAAATCGATAAAAAACTTTTAGCACAGATAATTCAACCAAGAATGGAAGAAATATTTGAAATAGCAGCTATGGAAATTAAGCGTTCCGGATATTCACGCCATCTCTCTGCAGGTGTTGTGCTAACAGGAGGTGGCTCACTGATAAAAGGTGCGGCAGATCTGGCACGCGAAGTTCTCGGATTACCGGTGAAGATAGGAATTCCAGGCGGTTTCAACGCGGGTTTGGTGCGCGAAATTGAGAATCCGATTTATTCAACATGCGTTGGATTGGTGTTGCACGGACTTCGACATAAAGAGAAAACACCTCTTAATTTTGCCGAAGGCAAGAGAAGCGAATCGATTAAAAAAATATTCGGAAAAATGAAAAGTTGGTTCGATGAATTATAA
- a CDS encoding FtsQ-type POTRA domain-containing protein, which yields METKKVISTEKRIRRLGIFLTIPLVAVIIVLCFLGAEWRETLPLKRIIIDGARILPVKYINTLSEIKNGTMLNDLNLNDIQKKLSVEPFIKNLCVTRQYPDAININITERVPIATVNSQQLRYIDDDGVLLPYLETAVKLDLPIINGIKGIENAKIGKAIENSEIQEAIQILQTAIEIDSTMYRFISEVNMKNGDDVLLFSTEAAIPIIIGRDNYPAKLLMLQTFWSNYVRAQNADRLKQIDLRFNDQVVVKWVTDN from the coding sequence GTGGAAACAAAAAAAGTTATAAGCACAGAAAAACGAATACGTCGACTTGGTATTTTTCTAACAATACCGCTGGTTGCCGTAATTATTGTTCTTTGTTTTCTCGGCGCTGAGTGGAGAGAAACGTTGCCGTTGAAGCGAATAATCATCGATGGTGCGCGAATTTTACCGGTGAAATATATTAATACATTATCCGAAATCAAGAACGGCACAATGTTGAATGATCTTAATCTAAATGATATTCAGAAGAAACTCAGTGTTGAACCGTTTATAAAAAATCTTTGTGTCACCCGGCAATATCCTGATGCGATTAATATTAATATAACTGAACGTGTTCCGATTGCTACGGTTAATTCACAACAATTAAGATATATCGATGATGATGGTGTATTATTACCGTACCTGGAAACCGCGGTAAAGCTCGATCTTCCGATAATAAATGGTATTAAGGGAATTGAGAATGCAAAGATCGGTAAAGCAATTGAGAATTCGGAAATTCAAGAGGCAATCCAAATTCTCCAAACTGCTATCGAAATCGATTCAACAATGTACCGCTTCATTTCGGAAGTGAATATGAAAAATGGTGATGATGTATTGTTGTTCTCAACCGAAGCTGCGATACCGATCATTATTGGTCGAGATAATTATCCTGCAAAATTACTCATGCTGCAAACATTCTGGAGTAATTATGTCAGAGCGCAAAATGCCGACCGATTGAAGCAAATTGATCTAAGATTTAATGATCAGGTAGTTGTTAAATGGGTAACCGATAATTAG
- the murB gene encoding UDP-N-acetylmuramate dehydrogenase, translated as MINIDDIKNFFRGAILLSEPMSNHTTLRIGGPADYYFKPEDKNDAVDMIRYLQKNNFPFFALGKGSNLLVNDDGFRGAIVDIESALRSIYMEGNQIYTESGVALNRFVDFAIQHQKKGVEMLAGIPGTIGGAIVMNAGAYGGEISNYLCKIEVLRNGAIVVLGKDQIGFAYRRSSLMDTDVVLNGWFELPEGNTEELMKIRNDLILQRNRKHPISYPNCGSVFKNPTGTQAAKLVEDAGLKGMICGAAQISEKHGNFIINLGGAKAKDVFYLIDTVRKAVLDRFNIQLELEVKLLGYSQNV; from the coding sequence GTGATAAATATTGACGACATAAAAAATTTTTTTCGCGGCGCGATACTTCTGAGCGAACCTATGAGCAATCACACAACTTTGCGCATCGGCGGACCGGCAGATTATTATTTTAAACCGGAAGATAAAAATGACGCCGTAGATATGATCAGGTATCTGCAGAAAAATAATTTCCCATTTTTCGCTCTCGGAAAAGGGAGTAATCTTCTTGTAAACGACGATGGATTCCGTGGCGCAATCGTTGACATCGAATCCGCATTAAGATCGATTTATATGGAGGGAAATCAAATTTACACCGAATCGGGTGTTGCCTTGAACCGATTCGTAGATTTTGCAATTCAACATCAGAAAAAAGGCGTTGAAATGCTCGCCGGGATCCCCGGCACGATTGGAGGAGCTATAGTTATGAATGCCGGTGCTTATGGCGGAGAGATTTCAAATTATCTCTGTAAAATTGAGGTACTGAGAAACGGAGCAATCGTTGTTCTGGGAAAAGATCAGATCGGATTTGCTTACCGCCGCTCTTCACTGATGGATACCGATGTTGTTTTGAATGGATGGTTCGAACTTCCGGAAGGCAATACCGAAGAGTTGATGAAAATCAGAAATGATTTGATATTACAGCGCAACCGGAAGCACCCTATCAGCTATCCGAACTGCGGAAGCGTATTTAAAAATCCGACAGGAACCCAGGCGGCGAAGCTGGTTGAAGATGCAGGATTGAAAGGAATGATCTGCGGCGCAGCACAAATTTCCGAGAAACACGGAAACTTCATCATAAATCTCGGCGGCGCGAAAGCAAAAGATGTTTTTTATCTGATCGATACCGTTCGAAAAGCAGTACTCGATAGATTTAACATTCAGCTCGAACTTGAAGTAAAATTACTCGGTTATTCACAAAACGTTTAA
- a CDS encoding UDP-N-acetylmuramate--L-alanine ligase → MFSSIKKIHFVGIGGIGMSGIAEILLDQGFQVSGSDKQLSEITERLQKLGADIFDGHKSSNVSANVDALVYSSAVTFDNPEIIEAQKRKIPVIRRAEMLAEVMRLKYGIGIAGTHGKTTTTSMVGLVLLEGNFDPTVIVGGRLSGFGGSNARLGHGDFIVVEADEFDRSFLSITPTIAVLTTLETDHLDCYRDLEDIKGAFIQFANKIPFYGFVVLCLDEPALQDIMPKLSQKKVISYGINPQADVQAVDISHKNHTVTFTVLRNNIELGKIILQVPGKHNVQNALAAITVSLELGIPFEKVKSGIEKFTGVIRRWELRGEINGISVYDDYAHHPTECKVTLAGVKAGWRRRTVCVFQPHLYSRTRDFCEEFAKAFLLADVLVVTDVYPAREEPIQGITGEMIIDAAKQYGHKNAHYVPDKNELPNYLKSVLKKNDIVIMMGAGDIWKYSEKLIKQLSTVNN, encoded by the coding sequence ATGTTCAGTTCAATTAAAAAAATACATTTTGTCGGCATCGGCGGTATCGGTATGAGCGGCATTGCAGAAATATTGCTCGACCAGGGATTTCAAGTGTCCGGTTCCGACAAGCAACTAAGCGAGATAACAGAACGGCTTCAAAAATTAGGCGCGGATATTTTCGATGGGCATAAATCGTCTAATGTTTCCGCCAACGTTGATGCACTCGTGTATTCATCGGCAGTCACCTTTGATAATCCTGAAATTATCGAAGCGCAAAAACGAAAAATACCGGTTATCAGGCGGGCAGAGATGCTTGCAGAAGTAATGCGGCTGAAATATGGAATAGGAATCGCCGGCACGCATGGTAAAACAACCACTACATCCATGGTTGGTCTTGTTTTGCTCGAAGGAAATTTCGATCCAACTGTAATCGTTGGCGGGCGGTTGAGCGGCTTCGGCGGTTCAAATGCGCGACTTGGTCATGGTGATTTTATCGTTGTTGAAGCGGATGAGTTCGACAGATCGTTTCTTTCAATTACCCCGACAATAGCAGTGCTCACTACACTTGAAACAGATCATCTTGATTGCTACCGCGATCTGGAAGATATAAAAGGTGCATTCATTCAATTCGCGAATAAAATTCCTTTTTATGGATTTGTTGTACTCTGTCTTGATGAGCCGGCATTGCAGGACATTATGCCGAAATTGAGTCAGAAAAAAGTCATCAGTTACGGTATCAATCCTCAGGCAGATGTGCAAGCGGTTGATATATCTCATAAAAATCACACTGTTACATTTACGGTTCTCCGGAATAATATTGAATTGGGGAAAATTATTCTGCAGGTTCCCGGTAAACATAATGTTCAAAATGCACTGGCGGCAATCACTGTTAGTCTTGAACTCGGGATTCCGTTTGAAAAAGTGAAATCCGGTATCGAAAAATTCACAGGTGTTATTCGGAGATGGGAATTACGCGGAGAAATCAACGGTATCAGCGTGTATGATGATTACGCGCACCATCCAACCGAGTGTAAAGTTACGCTCGCAGGCGTTAAAGCGGGGTGGCGGCGCAGAACGGTGTGTGTTTTTCAACCGCATCTGTACTCACGCACGCGTGATTTTTGTGAAGAGTTCGCGAAAGCATTTTTACTCGCCGATGTGCTCGTTGTTACTGATGTATATCCGGCACGAGAAGAACCGATACAAGGTATCACCGGTGAGATGATAATTGATGCCGCCAAGCAATACGGTCATAAAAATGCTCATTATGTTCCCGATAAAAATGAATTACCGAATTATTTGAAGTCGGTTTTGAAGAAGAACGATATTGTGATCATGATGGGCGCGGGTGATATCTGGAAATATTCGGAAAAATTGATTAAACAATTATCAACTGTGAACAATTAA
- a CDS encoding sulfite exporter TauE/SafE family protein has protein sequence MTQTVQYILLGLVGGTLAGLLGIGGAIIIIPALVFIFGWQQHMAQGTTLAMLIPPIGILAAIQYYNAGHVDLKVAGILCIGFFFGGFIGGYIANQLSPDTLRKVFGVALLLISIKMIIGK, from the coding sequence ATGACGCAAACAGTTCAATATATTCTTCTCGGACTCGTAGGTGGAACTCTCGCCGGATTACTTGGAATTGGCGGCGCGATCATCATTATACCGGCGCTTGTTTTCATTTTCGGATGGCAACAGCATATGGCTCAAGGAACCACGCTTGCGATGCTCATACCGCCGATCGGGATATTAGCGGCTATTCAATATTACAACGCAGGTCACGTTGATTTGAAGGTAGCAGGCATACTGTGCATCGGATTTTTCTTCGGCGGATTTATCGGCGGTTATATTGCGAATCAACTTTCTCCCGACACACTGCGTAAAGTTTTCGGTGTTGCGTTGTTGTTGATATCGATTAAAATGATCATCGGTAAATAA
- the murG gene encoding undecaprenyldiphospho-muramoylpentapeptide beta-N-acetylglucosaminyltransferase yields the protein MALRVMFAGGGTGGHLFPAIAIADELKKIEPSIEITFVGTADKIEARLVPQTGYGFRTIWISGFQRRLKLKNIIFPIKLIVSIFQTYSILKNIKPHVVVGTGGYVSGPVLRMAVYLGVPTLIQEQNSYPGVTTRLLAPRVDEIHLTFEQSMKYFTGMNNVYLTGNPTRGLLEDVDMNAAMKYFGFESEDKRKTILVLGGSLGAETINRAIEKFLPQLVETGSRVIWQTGADNFSTYSDIKKSFGAQTVSVNPFIERMDYAYCVADVVISRAGATTIAELTRLGKPAILVPYPYATADHQTENARSLAAAGAALVVDDSKLLIGLDAALKKILDSQVMTEMSAKSKKFGKPDAAAKIAKRIITLAGTYGKSTDN from the coding sequence TTGGCTCTGCGTGTTATGTTCGCCGGCGGCGGTACAGGCGGTCATTTGTTTCCTGCGATTGCTATCGCAGATGAATTAAAAAAAATAGAGCCGTCGATCGAAATTACATTCGTCGGAACTGCCGATAAAATTGAAGCACGCTTGGTACCGCAAACCGGATATGGTTTTCGAACCATCTGGATAAGCGGTTTTCAACGAAGATTAAAATTGAAGAATATTATATTTCCGATAAAATTAATTGTGTCAATATTTCAAACATATTCTATCTTGAAAAATATTAAACCCCATGTCGTTGTGGGAACGGGCGGTTATGTTTCGGGTCCCGTTCTGAGAATGGCTGTTTACCTTGGCGTACCAACGCTTATTCAGGAACAAAATAGTTATCCCGGTGTGACCACCCGGTTGTTGGCACCGCGCGTAGATGAAATTCATCTGACATTTGAGCAATCGATGAAATATTTCACCGGAATGAATAATGTTTATCTGACCGGCAATCCGACGCGCGGATTGCTTGAAGATGTCGATATGAATGCGGCTATGAAATATTTTGGATTCGAATCGGAAGATAAGAGAAAAACGATTCTTGTTTTAGGCGGCAGTCTTGGCGCCGAAACCATCAATCGTGCGATTGAAAAATTTCTGCCCCAGTTAGTTGAGACAGGATCTCGTGTAATATGGCAAACCGGAGCCGACAATTTTTCGACTTATAGTGATATAAAAAAATCGTTCGGCGCACAAACAGTTTCAGTGAATCCGTTTATCGAACGTATGGATTACGCGTATTGTGTTGCAGATGTTGTAATTTCACGCGCGGGCGCTACCACGATAGCCGAGTTGACCAGACTGGGCAAGCCGGCAATACTTGTGCCGTATCCTTACGCCACAGCAGATCATCAAACTGAAAATGCCCGTTCGCTTGCCGCCGCCGGGGCTGCTCTGGTTGTAGATGATTCAAAATTATTAATAGGACTTGATGCGGCGTTGAAGAAAATTTTGGACAGTCAAGTTATGACTGAAATGAGTGCGAAAAGTAAAAAATTCGGGAAACCGGATGCTGCTGCGAAAATAGCAAAAAGAATAATCACTCTTGCAGGTACGTATGGAAAATCAACCGATAACTAG
- a CDS encoding cell division protein FtsW, producing the protein MNEHRNHIDFWLMSAVLTLMLLSLGIVYSASASYAQVKMGDSEKMLTSHAIKVLMGIFGMFFFIRFDYKVIRRFTKYALILAVAMLFFTLVLGVVSKGATRWIRINSIGFQPSEFAKYALLFHLSVLIASKQEIIDDLRRGYYPMIFWVGIVTALVMAQPNFSMGAMIFGLSMILLFAGNVRMKHLFLTFAILLPVIGIYLVSAEYRLRRVTDFLGGVSSGTAQSNYQPWQSILGFGNGGIFGVGPGESKQRDFFLPESYGDFVFSIVGEEYGFLGTIFFLGLFFYIMIRGLKISKNAPDIFSKYLALAITWSITLYALINAGVTLGILPTTGLPMPFVSYGGSSMIFSACAIGVLLNISAHTELHPRAREVPVIGSVDADNIELRKVY; encoded by the coding sequence ATGAATGAACATCGCAATCATATAGATTTTTGGCTGATGTCGGCTGTGCTCACATTGATGTTGTTGAGTTTAGGCATAGTTTACAGTGCCTCGGCTTCGTATGCGCAGGTGAAAATGGGCGACAGTGAAAAAATGCTGACGAGTCATGCGATTAAAGTTTTAATGGGTATTTTCGGAATGTTCTTTTTTATTCGATTTGATTATAAAGTGATTCGACGGTTTACGAAATATGCTCTTATCCTCGCCGTAGCGATGCTGTTCTTTACGCTTGTATTAGGAGTTGTATCTAAAGGAGCTACAAGGTGGATTCGAATAAACAGCATAGGATTTCAACCCTCGGAGTTTGCGAAGTATGCGTTGTTGTTTCATTTGAGTGTACTCATCGCATCGAAACAGGAAATAATTGACGATCTTCGCCGCGGATATTATCCAATGATCTTCTGGGTGGGAATCGTAACGGCGCTCGTGATGGCTCAACCGAACTTCAGCATGGGTGCAATGATATTCGGATTGAGCATGATTCTGCTGTTCGCAGGAAATGTAAGGATGAAACACCTCTTCCTGACATTCGCAATATTATTGCCGGTTATCGGTATTTATTTGGTGAGTGCAGAATACCGGCTCAGGCGTGTCACCGATTTCCTCGGTGGTGTGAGCAGTGGAACAGCGCAATCGAATTACCAGCCGTGGCAATCGATTTTGGGTTTTGGTAATGGTGGAATTTTCGGTGTCGGTCCCGGTGAAAGTAAACAACGCGATTTCTTTTTACCAGAATCGTATGGCGATTTTGTGTTTTCGATTGTTGGTGAAGAGTATGGATTTTTAGGAACAATATTTTTCCTTGGTCTTTTTTTCTATATCATGATACGCGGATTAAAAATTTCAAAAAACGCTCCTGATATATTCAGTAAATATCTTGCGCTCGCAATAACGTGGTCGATTACGCTGTACGCATTAATTAACGCGGGTGTTACGCTCGGAATTTTACCCACAACCGGATTACCGATGCCGTTTGTGAGTTACGGCGGTTCGTCGATGATTTTCTCCGCCTGTGCTATCGGTGTTTTACTCAATATTTCCGCTCACACTGAACTTCATCCGCGCGCCAGAGAAGTTCCGGTTATAGGATCGGTGGATGCTGATAATATTGAATTGAGAAAGGTGTATTAG
- a CDS encoding UDP-N-acetylmuramoyl-L-alanine--D-glutamate ligase, whose amino-acid sequence MQKNIVKGEKVSILGMARSGIAVAELLRSNGAIPFVSDNGDSTKLADAIISLKNNKIEYETGGHTDKVYDSRMLVLSPGVPSTSPIVIEASKRGLKIFSELEVSSWFCRAPIVAVTGTNGKTTTTSLIGNIFSDAGRNVSVGGNIGKAFACFAGELQNDAVAILEVSSFQLDYIDTFHPHISILLNITPDHLDRYENNLQKYIDSKCRIFKNQNKNDYLIYNHDDINTRKAVDKLASNNVRRMPFGIEKEFREGAFVKDNKVAIAIDGKEIEIFNADDIKIRGIHNLYNSMAAILAARLMNINPASIRSTLKTFPGVEHRLEFVRELDGVKYINDSKATNVDSVWYALQAYEEPIVVMIGGRDKGNDYTKLFEPLKKHVKAVIAIGESAGKVKDAFSGLKKVVIASSMQQAVDEARKLASSGDIVLLSPACASFDWFQNYEHRGQIFKEIVKALI is encoded by the coding sequence ATTCAAAAAAATATTGTGAAAGGTGAAAAAGTCAGCATTTTGGGTATGGCTCGGAGCGGTATCGCTGTTGCGGAGTTACTAAGGAGTAATGGCGCAATTCCTTTTGTCAGCGATAACGGCGATTCTACCAAACTGGCGGATGCGATCATATCTCTTAAAAATAATAAGATCGAGTACGAAACCGGCGGTCACACCGATAAGGTTTATGATTCAAGAATGCTGGTGCTGAGCCCCGGTGTTCCATCAACATCACCGATAGTTATAGAAGCATCGAAGCGTGGTTTAAAAATATTTTCAGAGTTAGAGGTTTCCAGCTGGTTTTGTAGGGCACCGATCGTGGCGGTTACAGGCACAAACGGTAAAACAACCACAACCTCTTTGATCGGTAATATTTTCAGCGATGCCGGTAGAAATGTGTCGGTTGGTGGAAATATCGGGAAAGCGTTTGCCTGTTTTGCGGGTGAATTGCAGAATGATGCGGTAGCAATTCTTGAGGTAAGTAGTTTTCAGTTGGATTATATCGATACATTTCATCCGCATATTTCTATTTTGCTCAATATAACTCCCGATCATCTCGATCGGTATGAAAACAATCTCCAAAAATACATCGATTCAAAATGTAGAATCTTTAAGAATCAAAATAAGAATGATTATCTCATTTATAATCATGATGATATTAATACCCGGAAGGCGGTAGATAAGTTAGCGTCAAATAATGTTCGCAGAATGCCGTTCGGGATCGAAAAAGAGTTTCGCGAAGGTGCATTCGTCAAAGATAATAAAGTTGCTATTGCGATTGATGGTAAAGAAATCGAAATATTTAATGCCGATGATATAAAGATAAGGGGAATCCACAATCTCTATAATTCAATGGCAGCTATTTTAGCAGCGCGATTGATGAATATAAACCCGGCAAGCATCAGATCGACGTTGAAGACTTTTCCCGGAGTGGAACACAGATTGGAATTCGTCAGAGAATTGGATGGTGTAAAATATATCAATGATTCAAAAGCGACCAACGTCGATTCTGTTTGGTATGCCCTGCAAGCATATGAAGAACCAATTGTTGTGATGATTGGAGGCAGAGATAAAGGGAACGATTATACTAAATTGTTTGAACCGCTGAAGAAACATGTTAAAGCGGTTATCGCAATTGGAGAATCGGCAGGTAAAGTGAAAGATGCATTTTCCGGATTGAAGAAAGTTGTTATTGCATCTTCGATGCAACAAGCTGTTGATGAAGCTCGGAAACTTGCGTCATCCGGAGATATTGTTTTATTATCACCCGCTTGTGCATCATTCGATTGGTTTCAAAATTACGAACACCGTGGCCAGATTTTTAAAGAAATTGTAAAGGCATTGATTTAA
- a CDS encoding phospho-N-acetylmuramoyl-pentapeptide-transferase, giving the protein MLYYLLEYINRVLHPPGFGIFKYISFRAGAAAVTALIIAFWLGPKVIRLLKKHQIGESAKVEAPKTHLSKAGTPTMGGLIILGAILIPALLWADLKNGYVWLIIFVTAALGAVGFLDDYLKVVKKKRKGLIEEYKLAGQIIVGLIVGGVIYFFPHWIDVDLWKLKSSTTMPFFKNMELDFGILYIPMVIFIITATSNAVNLTDGLDGLAAGLVCIVGITLAVITYISGRADLSQYLTIPFLRGNAELSIYCAALVGASLGFLWFNAYPAQVFMGDTGSLALGGAIGALCVLIKKELLLPTLGGVFLVETISVIIQRTYFKYTKRKYGEGKRIFKMAPLHHHFEMLGWPEPKIVTRFYIIAILLMILSLATFKVR; this is encoded by the coding sequence ATGCTTTATTATCTGCTGGAATATATTAATCGGGTATTACATCCACCGGGATTCGGAATATTCAAATATATTTCGTTCCGGGCAGGTGCTGCGGCAGTAACCGCTTTGATAATAGCGTTTTGGTTGGGACCGAAAGTGATACGGCTTTTGAAGAAACATCAAATCGGTGAATCGGCAAAAGTTGAAGCACCTAAAACACACTTGAGTAAAGCTGGTACTCCAACGATGGGCGGGCTGATTATACTTGGCGCGATCCTGATTCCTGCACTTCTTTGGGCAGATTTGAAAAACGGTTATGTGTGGTTGATTATTTTCGTAACAGCAGCATTAGGAGCGGTCGGTTTTTTAGACGATTATCTCAAGGTAGTGAAGAAAAAAAGAAAAGGATTGATTGAAGAATACAAACTCGCCGGTCAAATAATTGTTGGACTGATTGTGGGTGGAGTGATATATTTTTTCCCTCACTGGATCGATGTTGATCTTTGGAAATTGAAATCGAGCACCACCATGCCGTTCTTCAAGAACATGGAGCTTGATTTCGGAATCTTATATATTCCCATGGTGATTTTTATAATAACCGCAACAAGTAACGCGGTAAATTTAACAGACGGTTTAGACGGATTAGCTGCCGGACTTGTTTGTATTGTTGGAATTACGCTTGCCGTGATTACTTATATTTCGGGTCGCGCCGATCTCAGTCAGTATCTAACCATTCCATTTCTGCGCGGGAATGCGGAGTTAAGCATTTATTGCGCGGCATTAGTGGGTGCTTCGCTCGGTTTCCTTTGGTTCAACGCATACCCCGCTCAGGTATTTATGGGTGACACCGGTTCTTTAGCTCTTGGCGGTGCGATAGGGGCACTTTGTGTTTTGATAAAAAAAGAATTACTCCTCCCAACTCTTGGCGGTGTATTTTTAGTTGAAACGATTTCGGTAATTATTCAAAGAACCTATTTTAAGTATACAAAAAGAAAGTATGGTGAAGGTAAAAGGATTTTCAAAATGGCTCCGCTTCACCACCATTTTGAAATGCTCGGTTGGCCCGAACCAAAAATTGTAACACGTTTCTATATAATTGCGATTTTATTAATGATTTTGAGTTTGGCAACGTTCAAAGTTCGATGA